A single genomic interval of Syntrophaceae bacterium harbors:
- the holB gene encoding DNA polymerase III subunit delta', protein MSLSGVYGQEGPVAVLKNALEKNRVPHALLFCGAEGVGKRTAALAFAAAINCEKGTADACDACASCRKIARGSHPDVIRIEPEGQFIKVADIKELQERIRFRPLEGARRVVIIDEAERMNLTSANSLLKTLEEPSAANVFILVSSRPHLLPVTILSRCHWLRFNPLPQDVIAAFLETERRLAPAEARVLASSAGGSLGRALDLHRADYIALRDGILDRLAKGRLDPMGCLALAGRLAGEKENILEALEILKAWYRDILVFKETGRPEALIHRDRAEDIGRLAAALSRKSLLDAMRAIRRAAEAVERNANKALTLESMVFTLFADKAHFVEDSRRSPRAEGPGR, encoded by the coding sequence ATGTCCCTGTCGGGAGTCTACGGTCAGGAAGGGCCCGTTGCCGTCCTCAAGAACGCCCTCGAGAAAAACCGAGTTCCCCACGCGCTTCTCTTCTGCGGGGCCGAGGGGGTCGGCAAGCGGACGGCCGCCCTCGCCTTTGCCGCGGCGATCAACTGCGAAAAGGGCACAGCGGATGCCTGCGACGCCTGCGCCTCCTGCCGCAAGATAGCCCGGGGCAGCCACCCCGACGTGATCCGGATCGAGCCCGAGGGGCAGTTCATCAAGGTGGCCGACATCAAGGAGCTGCAGGAGCGGATTCGCTTCCGGCCCCTCGAGGGGGCCCGGCGCGTCGTGATCATCGACGAGGCCGAGCGCATGAACCTCACGTCGGCCAATTCGCTGCTGAAGACCCTCGAGGAGCCGTCGGCCGCGAACGTCTTCATCCTCGTCTCGTCGCGCCCGCACCTGCTGCCGGTGACCATCCTGTCGAGGTGCCACTGGCTCCGCTTCAACCCCCTGCCGCAGGACGTCATCGCCGCCTTCCTCGAAACGGAGCGGCGTCTTGCGCCGGCCGAGGCGCGCGTCCTGGCCTCGTCTGCCGGCGGGAGCCTCGGCCGGGCCCTCGACCTGCACCGGGCCGACTACATCGCCCTGCGGGACGGCATCCTGGACCGGCTCGCGAAGGGGAGGCTCGACCCGATGGGCTGCCTTGCCCTGGCGGGGCGCCTCGCCGGGGAGAAAGAAAACATCCTCGAGGCCCTCGAAATCCTGAAGGCGTGGTACCGGGACATTCTCGTGTTCAAGGAAACGGGCCGTCCCGAGGCGCTGATCCACCGTGACCGCGCCGAGGACATCGGCCGCCTGGCCGCCGCCCTCAGCCGCAAGTCCCTGCTGGACGCCATGCGGGCGATCCGCAGGGCCGCCGAGGCCGTCGAGCGCAACGCGAATAAAGCATTGACTTTGGAATCGATGGTCTTTACATTGTTTGCCGACAAGGCCCATTTTGTTGAGGATTCCCGCCGCAGCCCCCGGGCTGAGGGGCCGGGAAGGTGA
- a CDS encoding stage 0 sporulation family protein, producing MRHIVGVRAEKEGRVLNFQTPDGTLKKNDAVIVNAENGLCVGVVATDSKAVPLHLLPTDIRSIVRKCTDEDLRVLEQNRKLERDARDFCFRRIRERGLPMKLIGVECLFDRSKLIFFFTAENRVDFRELVKDLVHRFKTRIELRQVGARNESRIFGGLGVCGQKICCTSFLYNLDRVSVKMAKEQNMPLNPEKISGLCGRLMCCLAFEYDSYLDMKRGMPKCGKRVAIAQGGSGKVIRQNILKGTLAVYTEEGKEVEVEIKDLREAQPLPAAPAEGPPPRGPKNGGRRQR from the coding sequence GTGAGACACATCGTAGGCGTCCGGGCGGAGAAGGAAGGGCGGGTGCTCAACTTCCAGACCCCGGACGGGACCCTGAAGAAGAACGACGCCGTCATCGTCAACGCGGAAAACGGGCTGTGCGTCGGTGTCGTGGCGACGGACAGCAAGGCCGTCCCCCTGCACCTGCTGCCGACGGACATCCGGAGCATCGTCCGCAAGTGCACCGACGAGGATCTCCGCGTGCTCGAGCAGAACCGGAAGCTCGAGCGCGACGCGCGGGACTTCTGCTTCCGCCGCATCCGCGAGCGGGGCCTCCCGATGAAGCTCATCGGCGTGGAGTGCCTGTTCGACCGCAGCAAGCTCATCTTCTTCTTCACCGCCGAGAACCGCGTCGACTTCCGCGAGCTCGTGAAGGACCTCGTCCACAGGTTCAAGACGCGGATCGAGCTGCGGCAGGTCGGGGCCCGCAACGAGTCCCGGATTTTCGGCGGCCTCGGGGTCTGCGGCCAGAAGATCTGCTGCACCAGTTTCCTCTACAACCTCGACCGCGTGTCCGTGAAGATGGCCAAGGAGCAGAACATGCCGCTCAACCCGGAGAAGATATCGGGGTTGTGCGGCCGCTTGATGTGCTGCCTGGCCTTCGAGTACGACTCGTACCTGGACATGAAGCGCGGGATGCCGAAGTGCGGCAAGCGGGTCGCGATCGCCCAGGGGGGATCGGGCAAGGTGATCCGCCAGAACATCCTCAAGGGCACCCTGGCCGTCTACACCGAGGAGGGCAAGGAGGTCGAGGTCGAGATCAAGGACCTCCGGGAAGCCCAGCCCCTGCCGGCTGCGCCGGCCGAGGGGCCGCCGCCCAGGGGACCGAAAAACGGGGGCAGGAGACAGCGCTGA
- the metG gene encoding methionine--tRNA ligase has product MRRPRGRRPGDRKTGAGDSAETPRLDPPPPPGRVPPTSRQHDPAFHKGGTVNAQKVFYVTTPIYYVNASPHIGHAYTTIVADVMARFYRMSGYDVFFLTGTDEHGDKIAEAARKNNESPKAFTDRISAQFRALWPQLAITNDYFIRTTDENHVRTVQYILQKVYDAGDIYFGEYGGHYCVGCERFYTETELVDGKCPDHQTVPEFRKESNYFFRMSKYQQWLIRYIHDNPDFIRPERYRNEVLAFLQQPLEDLCISRPKTRLTWGIEIPWDKNYVTYVWFDALINYVTGIGYPDGKDFQKYWAASEHLIAKDIVKPHGIYWPTMLKSAGIGPYKNLNVHGYWNVDQSKMSKSLGNVVRPLDLKDKYGLDAFRYFLLRDMVFGLDSSFSEEALVQRINSDLANDLGNLVSRVVAMDVKYFKGKVPAPGAAEEADRRLTEAAAKTLAEVEQFFRELAFHKVLISIWEFINVANKYIVENEPWVLAKDPAKSGRLGTVIYNLLESLRLTAYFIYPFMPDAARRILDQIGLADVKEFRLDAIRSWGGLEPGRAVTRGEALFPRVEYRKEEEAPAKKFEMLPEITWDDFGKVDLRVAKVLEAEAVPKSSKLMKLKIDCGEVRTIVAGILQDYRPEEMVGRSILVVVNLKPTKLMGVESRGMLLATDAAQGGLALVGFDKDVAPGAKVR; this is encoded by the coding sequence CTGCGCCGGCCGAGGGGCCGCCGCCCAGGGGACCGAAAAACGGGGGCAGGAGACAGCGCTGAGACCCCTCGCCTCGATCCGCCGCCCCCGCCGGGGCGCGTCCCGCCGACATCCCGACAACACGATCCCGCATTCCACAAAGGAGGCACCGTGAACGCCCAGAAGGTTTTCTACGTCACGACACCGATCTACTACGTCAACGCCTCGCCCCACATCGGCCACGCCTACACGACGATCGTGGCCGACGTCATGGCCCGCTTCTACCGGATGTCGGGCTACGACGTCTTCTTCCTGACGGGCACGGACGAGCACGGCGACAAGATCGCCGAGGCGGCGCGCAAGAACAACGAGTCGCCCAAGGCCTTCACGGACCGCATCAGCGCCCAGTTCCGCGCCCTCTGGCCCCAGCTGGCCATCACCAACGACTACTTCATCCGCACGACCGACGAAAACCACGTCCGCACGGTCCAGTACATCCTGCAGAAGGTCTACGACGCGGGCGACATCTACTTCGGCGAGTACGGCGGCCACTACTGCGTGGGCTGCGAGCGCTTCTACACGGAGACGGAGCTGGTCGACGGCAAGTGCCCCGACCACCAGACGGTCCCCGAGTTCCGCAAGGAGAGCAACTACTTCTTCCGGATGAGCAAGTACCAGCAGTGGCTCATCCGGTACATCCACGACAACCCCGACTTCATCCGGCCCGAGCGGTACCGCAACGAGGTCCTGGCCTTCCTGCAGCAGCCGCTGGAGGACCTCTGCATCTCGCGGCCCAAGACGCGGCTGACCTGGGGCATCGAGATCCCCTGGGACAAGAACTACGTCACCTACGTCTGGTTCGACGCGCTCATCAACTACGTCACGGGCATCGGCTACCCCGACGGCAAGGACTTCCAGAAGTACTGGGCCGCAAGCGAGCACCTCATCGCCAAGGACATCGTCAAGCCGCACGGCATCTACTGGCCCACGATGCTCAAGTCCGCCGGGATCGGGCCCTACAAGAACCTCAACGTGCACGGCTACTGGAACGTGGACCAGAGCAAGATGTCCAAGAGCCTGGGCAACGTGGTCCGCCCCCTCGATCTCAAGGACAAGTACGGCCTCGACGCCTTCCGCTACTTCCTGCTGCGCGACATGGTCTTCGGGCTCGACTCGAGCTTCAGCGAGGAGGCCCTCGTCCAGCGGATCAATTCCGATCTGGCCAACGACCTGGGCAACCTCGTGAGCCGCGTCGTCGCGATGGACGTGAAGTACTTCAAGGGAAAGGTCCCGGCCCCGGGCGCCGCCGAGGAGGCGGACCGCAGGCTCACCGAGGCGGCGGCCAAGACGCTGGCCGAGGTCGAGCAGTTCTTCCGGGAGCTCGCCTTCCACAAGGTGCTCATCTCGATCTGGGAGTTCATCAACGTCGCCAACAAGTACATCGTGGAAAACGAGCCCTGGGTGCTCGCCAAGGACCCGGCGAAGAGCGGCCGTCTCGGTACGGTCATCTACAACCTGCTGGAGTCCCTGCGGCTGACGGCCTACTTCATCTACCCCTTCATGCCCGACGCGGCGCGCAGGATCCTCGACCAGATCGGCCTCGCGGACGTCAAAGAGTTCCGCCTCGACGCGATCCGCAGCTGGGGCGGCCTCGAGCCGGGACGTGCCGTGACGCGCGGCGAGGCCCTCTTCCCGCGGGTGGAGTACAGGAAGGAGGAAGAGGCGCCGGCGAAGAAATTCGAAATGCTCCCCGAGATCACCTGGGACGACTTCGGCAAGGTCGACCTGCGGGTGGCGAAGGTCCTCGAGGCCGAGGCCGTGCCCAAGTCCTCGAAGCTCATGAAGCTCAAGATCGACTGCGGCGAGGTCCGGACCATCGTGGCGGGCATCCTGCAGGACTACAGGCCCGAGGAGATGGTCGGCCGCTCGATCCTCGTCGTCGTGAACCTCAAGCCCACGAAGCTCATGGGCGTCGAGAGCCGCGGGATGCTGCTGGCCACCGACGCCGCGCAGGGCGGCCTGGCCCTCGTCGGGTTCGACAAGGACGTGGCGCCGGGGGCGAAGGTGCGGTAG
- a CDS encoding pyridoxamine 5'-phosphate oxidase family protein codes for MKLANYFDKVKGISILSTADSKGNVNASAISKPFVVDEDTVAFVMTGNLTHKNLQSNPKAAYFFLEQGEKYDGVRLHLTKVRESRDMAVIEEIRKKRYPIFSIKYSQESKYAVFFKIDKVLPLVAPGVLKRGVTQQ; via the coding sequence ATGAAGCTAGCGAACTACTTCGACAAGGTGAAGGGGATCAGCATCCTGTCCACGGCCGACTCCAAGGGGAACGTCAACGCATCGGCGATCTCGAAGCCCTTCGTGGTCGATGAGGACACGGTGGCCTTCGTCATGACGGGCAACCTGACGCACAAGAACCTGCAGTCCAATCCCAAGGCGGCGTATTTCTTCCTCGAGCAGGGCGAGAAGTACGACGGCGTGCGCCTCCACCTCACGAAGGTCAGGGAGTCACGCGACATGGCGGTGATCGAGGAGATCCGCAAGAAGCGCTATCCCATCTTCAGCATCAAGTACAGCCAGGAGTCCAAGTACGCCGTCTTCTTCAAGATCGACAAGGTGCTGCCCCTCGTGGCCCCGGGCGTTCTCAAGCGCGGCGTCACTCAGCAGTAG
- a CDS encoding type II toxin-antitoxin system RelE/ParE family toxin: MAYNIGYKKSVERDLKKLPKAEARRVLDRIEEELSEKADSYPVLKGPFAGLRKFRIGDYRVIYAILGNDVLVLRIGHRKEVYRKDL; this comes from the coding sequence TTGGCCTATAACATCGGGTACAAGAAATCGGTCGAGAGGGACCTGAAGAAGCTGCCCAAGGCGGAAGCCCGGCGAGTTCTCGACCGGATCGAGGAAGAACTTTCCGAAAAGGCCGACTCGTACCCTGTTTTGAAAGGACCGTTCGCGGGCCTGCGGAAATTTCGCATCGGGGACTACCGGGTGATCTACGCCATTCTGGGCAACGATGTGCTTGTTCTCCGGATCGGGCACCGGAAAGAAGTCTACAGGAAAGACCTGTGA
- a CDS encoding ribbon-helix-helix protein, CopG family, which produces MNTAISVRLPKEIADQLDSIARDTQRPRSFIIQKALEAYIEDYADLQVALDRLHDRSDPVVSGKSLRKSLGL; this is translated from the coding sequence ATGAACACGGCCATATCCGTCAGGCTTCCCAAGGAGATCGCGGACCAGCTGGACAGCATCGCTCGGGACACGCAGCGGCCCCGCTCCTTCATCATCCAGAAGGCCCTGGAGGCCTACATCGAGGATTACGCCGATCTCCAGGTGGCCCTGGATAGGCTTCATGACAGGTCCGACCCCGTCGTTTCCGGAAAGTCGCTGAGGAAGTCTCTTGGCCTATAA